The Chitinophaga flava genome has a segment encoding these proteins:
- a CDS encoding non-ribosomal peptide synthetase produces MIENVYPLSPLQQGLYFHWLNAPGASFYFEQTSYRIKGKLDIALLEKSYQMLVARHAVLRTFFTQEFGESLLQVVRKEVTGGFIYKDVSLVKDFSIEDYKKVDRAKGFDLHSGSQMRLSVLELGEDSYEFVWCHHHILMDGWCVGILVKEFLYIYHSLVRNTVPVLGKVYPYSNYIEWLGNINKDVTLQYWQHYLTGYNRLSSIPSFFRREESGYDNREMKCSLPEETKAAVKDVCGRLGITENIFMQAMWGILLGKYNNTNDVVFGSVVSGRPAELEGVEEMIGLFINTIPVRVQVQKDSTIRSLLRALQETSIESSRHHYVQLAEIQSESELGRDLFDHIMIFENYPAQKMIEDSMEEGNTDTGPSLELFSASAFEQTNYDFTVTIIPGTTTTTIQFNYNGIVYTENQIVRLCGHLLKIITLAAKNPDLLVTAVDYLSTTEKDELLGKFNDTARDYPDKLLVAQFEEQVSRRPGAIALEFEGRTLSYAALNALANQLGNYLRSHYHIGAGDLVAVKLPRSEWMLITILGILKSGGAYIPVDPVFPKERIDYILSDSGASMIIDEAALAAFLEVQNSYSSDNLPLINQPGDIVYVIYTSGSTGAPKGVMVEHAGMLNHLYAKIIDLQLNEQSVVAQNAVYTFDISFWQMFAALVCGGKTIIYPEHLLLDPAGLLRTVAEDKVTILELVPSYMTAAMQDEQFVAPDGLRFLLVTGEAVNRALLEKWFSLSAVPVVNAYGPTEASDDICHFFMYETPVSTNIPLGKPIQNLRIYILDKDMQLCPPGISGEICVSGIGVSRGYLNRETLTASRFIADPFRAGNHRLYRTGDLGYWLPDGNIAYLGRMDEQVKIRGHRIELGEIENALQRYPGIDAAAVTVVQDKQGEKVLAAYIAGNGLEDIQPIHHYLKGLLPVYMLPAHYIPLAALPLTANGKLDRRALPGPEGTGLNAGAEYVAPSGEAEKKLVLIWQEVLGKKKIGIKDNFLDQGGHSLKLMRLATVIHREFDVKIPLKDLFANLILEDQAKLLSRSSKTAFVTIAPAEARTVYPLSSSQRRLWILSQFEESNIAYNIPGVFRFHGNLDTQALTYALNSMVERHEILRTVFREDETGNIMQVILPVATAGCKITGIDLRHAAHPRLDELVNQSFTAPFNLAEGPLLRTTLYQLADDEWVFAYVLHHIISDGVSMGILMKELLLLYNTHMKGEPAPLVPLRIQYKDYAVWQQEQLSGDLLKEHSTYWMKQFEGILPVLQMPYDRPRPVIQTYSGRVVKKLLDRKTSENIKALCQEQGATLFMGLLAAVNILLFRYTNGDDDIIIGTPVAGREHADLEGQIGVYINTLALRTKLMPTDRFRKVLEKVRQVTLDAYEHQVYPFDELVDALKLPRDTSRHPLFDVMVELQHQDDNEEGLDGISVRDYEEAVQVVSKFDLQFSFTETANALQLSIEYNTDIYEHATAERLSLHLESLLEAILALPATPIAQIDFLSREEKELLQYGFNDTTAVYPHDKTLTALFEEQASLIPADVALIFEDRKLSYRELNEEANRLGHYLRAEYGIGPEDLVVVQLERSEWLVIALLGVLKSGGAYVPLDPSYPPEHRDYILSDSGSRVVLDETELQRFRLQRDTYDSGNPVALAGPESLAYVIYTSGSTGRPKGCMLEHGGVVNRLSWMWEHYGFDSTDVVLQKTSFTFDVSVWELFLPICWGARLVLCRREDAGVPDRICSLIRAHGVTCVHFVPGMLHAFIASLSSEDLSGLQSLRRVITSGEALSVATVQGWYHWLDVPLHNLYGPTEASIDVSWYATTAADVRIPIGRPVQNIRLYIIGPDGQLQPPGVAGEICIAGVGVARGYLNRAELTAEKFIRLPYEESSRVYRSGDLGRWLPDGNIEYLGRMDDQVKIRGYRIELGEIELALQCYEGMTAAVVIARINKSGEKELVAYLVSKAAINVTDIRRYLSAKLPAYMLPAHYVQLDQLPVTTNGKIYKSALPDIDTLETLTDVSYVAPGNEIEEKLVWMWQEILGKERIGIKDNFFDLGGHSLKIIKLITMINAAFLIRISIQSIFRAATIENIAEQVRFILDQNEQKKQAGKRVRVDL; encoded by the coding sequence ATGATAGAGAATGTCTATCCCTTAAGCCCTTTACAGCAGGGGTTATATTTTCACTGGTTGAATGCGCCCGGGGCCTCTTTCTATTTTGAGCAGACGAGTTACCGTATAAAGGGAAAACTGGACATTGCGCTGCTGGAAAAGAGCTATCAGATGCTGGTTGCACGCCACGCGGTTTTGAGGACCTTCTTTACCCAGGAATTTGGTGAGTCGTTATTGCAGGTGGTGAGAAAGGAGGTGACCGGTGGCTTTATATACAAGGATGTGTCCCTGGTAAAGGACTTCTCCATAGAAGATTATAAGAAGGTTGACAGGGCGAAGGGCTTCGACCTGCACAGCGGGTCGCAGATGCGTTTGAGCGTATTGGAGCTGGGAGAAGATAGCTACGAGTTTGTTTGGTGCCATCATCACATTTTAATGGACGGATGGTGCGTGGGAATTCTGGTGAAAGAATTTCTTTATATCTATCATAGTCTTGTGCGGAATACTGTTCCTGTACTAGGTAAAGTCTACCCTTATTCGAATTATATTGAATGGCTGGGCAATATTAACAAGGATGTGACACTTCAATACTGGCAGCATTATTTAACCGGTTATAACAGGCTTAGCAGCATACCATCATTTTTCAGAAGAGAGGAGTCCGGGTACGATAACCGGGAGATGAAATGCAGCCTGCCGGAAGAAACAAAAGCAGCGGTGAAGGACGTTTGCGGCCGGTTGGGGATCACGGAGAACATATTTATGCAGGCCATGTGGGGGATATTGCTGGGTAAATATAACAACACCAATGATGTTGTTTTCGGGTCAGTTGTTTCCGGCCGTCCGGCAGAATTGGAAGGAGTGGAAGAAATGATCGGCCTTTTTATCAATACCATCCCGGTACGGGTGCAGGTACAAAAAGATTCGACCATAAGATCACTATTGAGAGCGCTCCAGGAAACGTCCATTGAGAGCAGCCGGCATCATTATGTGCAGCTGGCGGAAATTCAATCTGAGAGCGAGTTAGGCAGGGATCTTTTTGATCATATCATGATCTTTGAAAACTATCCTGCACAGAAGATGATTGAAGATAGTATGGAAGAAGGAAACACGGATACCGGGCCAAGCCTGGAACTGTTTTCCGCCAGTGCGTTTGAACAGACCAACTACGATTTTACAGTTACCATTATACCGGGGACTACTACCACAACAATACAATTTAATTATAACGGTATCGTATATACGGAAAATCAGATTGTACGCCTGTGTGGGCATCTGCTGAAAATAATAACACTGGCCGCAAAGAACCCCGATCTACTGGTAACAGCCGTTGACTATCTGAGTACAACGGAAAAGGACGAGCTATTGGGCAAGTTCAATGATACCGCCCGGGATTATCCCGACAAGTTGCTGGTAGCGCAGTTTGAGGAACAGGTGTCCAGGAGGCCCGGGGCAATTGCGCTGGAATTTGAGGGCCGTACATTGAGTTATGCAGCACTGAATGCGCTCGCCAATCAGTTAGGGAATTATTTACGCAGCCACTATCATATCGGGGCCGGAGATCTCGTTGCAGTAAAACTGCCACGAAGTGAATGGATGCTGATAACGATACTGGGTATACTGAAGTCGGGTGGCGCATATATTCCTGTCGATCCGGTATTTCCTAAGGAACGTATTGACTATATATTGTCAGACAGTGGTGCCAGCATGATTATTGACGAAGCGGCGCTGGCTGCATTCCTGGAGGTACAGAATAGTTATAGCAGTGATAATCTCCCATTGATCAATCAACCCGGGGACATCGTTTATGTAATTTATACTTCGGGGTCAACTGGTGCTCCCAAGGGTGTAATGGTGGAGCATGCAGGTATGCTGAATCATCTGTATGCCAAAATAATTGATCTGCAGCTGAATGAACAGAGCGTCGTTGCACAGAATGCTGTTTATACCTTCGATATTTCTTTCTGGCAAATGTTCGCCGCGCTCGTATGCGGAGGAAAGACGATCATCTATCCGGAACACTTGCTGCTTGATCCTGCCGGCCTGCTCAGGACAGTGGCAGAGGATAAGGTGACCATTCTGGAACTGGTGCCTTCTTATATGACTGCTGCCATGCAGGATGAACAGTTTGTGGCTCCTGATGGTCTTCGTTTTCTGCTGGTAACAGGGGAAGCCGTGAACAGGGCATTATTGGAAAAATGGTTCAGTCTGAGTGCTGTGCCTGTCGTGAATGCCTATGGTCCTACAGAAGCGTCTGATGATATCTGCCATTTCTTTATGTATGAGACGCCGGTATCCACCAATATCCCTCTCGGAAAGCCAATACAGAACCTGCGTATTTATATACTGGATAAAGACATGCAACTATGCCCGCCGGGCATAAGTGGAGAGATATGTGTTTCCGGAATAGGCGTGTCAAGAGGATATCTGAACCGCGAAACACTTACTGCATCCCGTTTTATAGCCGATCCGTTCCGCGCAGGCAATCACCGTTTATACCGCACGGGTGATCTGGGATACTGGTTGCCGGATGGGAACATTGCATACCTGGGAAGAATGGACGAACAGGTGAAAATCCGCGGACACCGTATAGAGCTGGGTGAAATAGAAAATGCGCTGCAACGCTATCCAGGTATTGATGCCGCTGCAGTGACGGTTGTTCAGGACAAACAAGGAGAGAAAGTGCTGGCCGCCTATATTGCCGGAAACGGACTAGAGGATATTCAGCCCATACATCATTACCTCAAAGGGTTATTGCCGGTTTATATGCTGCCGGCTCATTATATACCGCTTGCTGCATTGCCGCTTACTGCCAACGGAAAGCTTGACCGCAGAGCGCTGCCAGGACCGGAAGGGACTGGCCTGAATGCCGGTGCGGAATATGTGGCCCCTTCAGGTGAAGCAGAAAAAAAACTGGTATTGATATGGCAGGAAGTATTAGGGAAAAAGAAAATAGGCATAAAGGATAATTTTCTGGACCAGGGAGGGCATAGCCTGAAGCTGATGCGCCTTGCCACGGTGATACACCGCGAGTTTGATGTCAAAATACCGTTAAAGGATTTATTTGCGAATCTTATACTGGAAGACCAGGCGAAGTTGTTATCACGGAGTAGTAAAACAGCTTTTGTCACCATCGCCCCGGCCGAAGCAAGGACCGTTTATCCCTTGTCTTCTTCCCAGCGCCGTTTGTGGATATTGTCACAGTTTGAAGAAAGTAATATTGCCTATAATATTCCAGGCGTTTTCCGCTTTCACGGAAACCTGGATACACAGGCGTTGACATATGCTTTGAACAGTATGGTGGAACGCCATGAAATACTGAGGACTGTTTTCCGCGAAGACGAGACAGGTAATATTATGCAGGTCATATTGCCTGTTGCAACTGCCGGCTGCAAGATCACCGGTATCGATTTACGGCATGCAGCGCATCCCAGGCTGGATGAGCTGGTGAATCAATCCTTCACAGCGCCCTTCAACCTTGCGGAAGGGCCATTGTTACGTACTACGCTGTATCAACTGGCGGATGATGAATGGGTGTTTGCTTATGTATTGCATCATATCATCAGCGATGGGGTATCTATGGGTATCCTGATGAAAGAGCTGTTGCTGCTTTACAATACCCATATGAAAGGAGAGCCTGCTCCGCTCGTCCCCCTGCGCATTCAGTATAAGGATTATGCTGTATGGCAGCAGGAACAGTTATCTGGTGATTTGCTGAAAGAACACAGTACATACTGGATGAAACAGTTTGAAGGCATATTGCCGGTGCTGCAGATGCCCTACGACCGGCCCAGGCCAGTGATTCAGACATATAGCGGCCGCGTGGTGAAAAAACTGCTGGACAGAAAAACAAGCGAAAATATAAAAGCACTTTGTCAGGAACAGGGAGCCACATTGTTTATGGGCCTGCTGGCAGCAGTGAATATACTGCTGTTCAGGTATACGAACGGTGACGATGATATCATTATCGGGACTCCTGTTGCCGGCCGCGAACATGCTGATCTGGAAGGCCAGATCGGCGTATACATCAATACGCTTGCGCTCAGGACAAAGCTTATGCCTACAGACAGGTTTCGTAAAGTCCTTGAAAAGGTCAGACAGGTAACGCTGGATGCTTATGAGCACCAGGTGTATCCTTTCGATGAACTGGTAGATGCCCTCAAACTGCCACGTGATACGAGCCGTCATCCTCTGTTTGATGTGATGGTGGAATTGCAGCACCAGGATGATAATGAGGAAGGCCTTGATGGTATTAGTGTACGGGATTATGAAGAAGCGGTACAGGTAGTCAGCAAGTTTGATCTCCAGTTTTCTTTTACCGAAACCGCCAACGCATTGCAGCTGTCAATTGAATACAATACAGATATTTATGAGCATGCCACAGCTGAACGTTTGTCTTTGCACCTGGAAAGCTTGCTGGAGGCCATTCTAGCGCTGCCGGCAACGCCAATAGCACAGATAGATTTTCTGAGCAGGGAAGAAAAGGAATTATTACAATATGGCTTTAATGATACAACCGCTGTTTATCCTCACGATAAAACCCTGACGGCGCTGTTTGAAGAACAGGCATCTCTTATACCTGCTGATGTGGCTTTGATATTTGAGGATCGTAAGCTTAGTTATCGTGAGCTGAACGAAGAGGCGAACCGCCTGGGCCACTATCTGCGCGCTGAATATGGTATTGGACCTGAAGACCTGGTAGTAGTACAGCTTGAGCGCAGCGAGTGGCTGGTGATAGCGCTGCTGGGAGTATTGAAATCCGGTGGTGCGTATGTTCCGCTGGACCCTTCCTATCCGCCGGAACACCGGGATTACATTTTGTCGGACAGCGGTAGCCGGGTGGTGCTGGATGAAACGGAACTGCAACGTTTCCGTTTGCAGCGTGATACCTATGACAGTGGTAACCCTGTGGCATTAGCGGGGCCGGAGAGTCTGGCCTATGTGATCTATACTTCAGGATCAACGGGCCGGCCGAAAGGCTGCATGCTGGAGCATGGCGGAGTGGTGAATCGCCTCTCGTGGATGTGGGAGCACTATGGTTTTGATAGTACTGATGTGGTGTTACAAAAAACCTCATTTACGTTCGATGTATCAGTGTGGGAGCTGTTCCTGCCTATCTGCTGGGGCGCACGGCTGGTACTATGTCGCCGGGAAGATGCGGGCGTTCCTGACCGGATCTGTTCCCTGATCAGGGCGCATGGAGTTACCTGTGTTCATTTTGTGCCCGGCATGCTGCACGCATTTATCGCGTCGCTGTCGTCGGAGGATCTTTCGGGCCTTCAAAGTCTCCGGCGTGTGATCACGAGCGGAGAGGCATTATCGGTAGCAACAGTTCAAGGCTGGTACCATTGGTTGGACGTACCGTTGCATAACCTGTATGGGCCTACTGAAGCTTCGATAGATGTCAGCTGGTATGCCACTACAGCCGCTGATGTCCGCATCCCGATAGGGCGTCCGGTACAGAACATCCGGTTGTACATTATCGGTCCGGATGGTCAGCTGCAACCGCCAGGGGTAGCGGGAGAGATCTGTATAGCAGGGGTGGGTGTAGCGCGCGGTTATCTGAACCGTGCAGAGCTGACAGCAGAGAAATTCATTCGTCTTCCCTACGAAGAGAGTTCCCGCGTATATCGCAGCGGTGACCTTGGCCGTTGGCTCCCGGATGGCAATATTGAATATCTGGGCCGGATGGACGATCAGGTGAAGATCCGGGGTTACCGTATCGAGCTGGGTGAGATAGAACTTGCCTTACAATGTTATGAGGGCATGACCGCCGCTGTAGTGATCGCCAGGATCAATAAATCCGGAGAGAAAGAACTGGTGGCTTATCTGGTAAGTAAAGCAGCGATAAATGTAACGGATATACGTAGATATCTGTCTGCAAAGCTACCTGCCTATATGCTCCCTGCTCATTATGTACAGCTTGATCAGCTGCCTGTGACCACCAACGGGAAAATATATAAGTCGGCCCTGCCGGATATTGATACGCTGGAAACCCTCACAGATGTATCCTATGTGGCCCCCGGTAACGAGATCGAAGAGAAACTTGTATGGATGTGGCAGGAAATACTGGGGAAAGAAAGGATCGGGATAAAGGATAATTTTTTTGATCTGGGAGGGCACAGCTTAAAAATCATTAAGCTGATCACGATGATAAATGCCGCTTTCCTCATCCGCATAAGCATTCAAAGCATATTCAGGGCAGCAACGATAGAAAATATCGCTGAGCAGGTCCGCTTTATCCTTGACCAGAATGAACAGAAGAAACAAGCCGGGAAACGGGTACGAGTGGACCTTTGA